Genomic window (Verrucomicrobiia bacterium):
TTTTATCCGAACTCCCGCCAACCGTCCGCTGCATAACTGGATCGGAACTTTGGGCGCATACTTCGCATGGAGCATCTTTTTCCTCTTCGGCGTCGTGGGTTACATCGTGCCGCTGCTCCTGGCGATGTTCGGCGCAGCCTATCTGCTCGGCTTTTTGAACTACCTTTGCGAACGCATTCGCTGGTCCCTCCTGTGGTCTGCTGTATTGCTTATCGCACTGACCGGCCTGTTCTACCTGGCGGGCGAAGCAGGTCTGCTGGGCGATTTCCAAAAGCGCCTTGGCATTCACACCGTTGGAGGTTTCCTGGGTTCCCTCACGTATGGTCAAACGAAGAACTACGACTTCGGCTTCGCGCTGCTCGGGCCCATTGGCGCAACAATCGTATACGCCGCACTCGGTGTTGTGAGCGTGATTTTCCTCACGGGTTTCCGCCTCGGCGAATGGCTTCAAAGCCGAATGGAACGAACTGCACCTGCCGTGGGTGAAGAGGCGGTCCTCGAACGGAAGGCGCGCGACCTTCAAAAACAGGCGAAGAAACTCCAGGAGGAAGTCGATCGCTCCAAACCCGGCATTGGCGCCGACCTTCAGCCGGTACCCGAGCCGACTGTGCGTGACCTGAGCATTTCTCCGTCGAAGGGCGCTCCGCGCACAAAGAAGTCAGAATCGCCCGCCGACTCACCCATCGTCCAGGAAGGCGAAGTCATCACGGCGCGCGAGATCGCTGCCGCCAGCACCAGCGACGTTCTCGGGAAAGGAGCGGAAGCTCCCTCCGACAAACAAACATCATCAGCCAAAGAGGGCGAAAAGGTTGAAGGAAAGGCGGATCCCGTCGTAACAATCGCCGACAGCACCGCGCCCGCGCCAGCCGCAGTCCGCCCCAAGCTTGTTCCAAGGAAACCGAAGCCGATTACCGTGGCTTCCACACCGATGATCGGCAACTACCAGTTGCCGACCATGGATTTTCTCCAGCATCCCGATCCCAATCTCAAGCCGACGGAATCCAAGGAGGAGTTGATGGCGAACGCGCGCCTGATGCAGCAGACACTCGCGCAATTCGATATTGAAGTGGCACTCGGCGACATTACGAAAGGCCCGACGATTACCCGATACGAACTGCATCCCGCGCCTGGCGTGAAGCTGGAAAAGATTCAGGGCTTGAACAACAACCTTGCCGCCGCCTTGAAAGCGGAACGGATCAACATTCTCGCGCCAGTTCCCGGGAAAAGCTCGGTCGGAATCGAGGTGCCGAACCTCGTGAAGACGAAGGTGATCATGCGCGACCTGCTCGAATCCGACGAATGGCGCAACAGCAAGGCGCGCATTCCGCTCGCTCTCGGCAAGGACGTGTATGGCCACCCAATCATCGCGGACCTCGCCGAAATGCCGCACTGCCTCATCGCGGGCAGCACGGGTTCCGGCAAATCCGTGTGCATCAACTCCATCATTGCCTCGCTGCTTTATAAATTTTCGCCCGATCAATTGCGGTTTGTGATGATCGATCCCAAGGTGGTTGAGCTGCAGCAATACAACGCGCTGCCGCACCTCGTGGTGCCCGTTGTCACCGATCCGAAGAAAGTGATTCTCGCCCTGCGCTGGGTGGTGAATGAAATGGAGAAGCGTTACCAGATCTTCGCCAAGGTCGGCGTCCGCAACATCGCTTCGTTCAATTCGCGTCCCAAGAACAAGCCGCTGCCGCAGCAGGAACCGGAACTGCCGTTGATGGCCAAGAAGGAAAAAGTGGAACCCGGCGCCGAAGGTTTTGCTGTCGAAGTTGACGAGGAGATTGTTGTTCCTCGCGAGGACGACATCGTGATCCCTGAGAAGCTGAGCTATATCGTCGTTATCATTGACGAGCTCGCCGATCTCATGCTGGTCGCGCCTGCTGATGTGGAAATGGCGATCGCGCGCATCACGCAGATGGCGCGTGCTGCCGGAATTCATTGCATCGTTGCGACGCAGCGCCCGTCAGTGGACGTCATCACAGGCGTGATCAAGGCCAATATTCCCGCGCGCATTGCGTTCCAGGTGGCGGCGAAGGTGGATTCAAGAACGATTCTTGACGCGATGGGAGCCGACAAGTTGCTGGGCAAGGGCGACATGCTTTATCTCCCGCCCGGATCGGCCCGCCTCATTCGAGCGCAAGGCGCGCTGATCACGGACGGCGAAATCCAAAGCGTGGTCGACTTCATCGCGAAGCAGGCGAAACCCAGCTACGAGGTTGAAATTCACCAGCAGCTGTCCAAACCGGTGAGCACCTTTGAAGGCGAAGGCGGCATTGACGAAGATGAATCGCTGATCGAGCAATGCATTGAAGTGATTCGAAGCGAGCAAAAGGCAAGCGTGTCCCTCATGCAACGCCGCCTGCGGCTCGGCTACACGCGGGCAGCGCGCATCATGGACGAACTTGAGAACCGCGGCATTGTCGGCCCAAGCAAAGGCGCCGAGCCGCGCGACATTCTGATAGACCTCGACGGCGGCGGTGCAGACGGCGCGGGTCAGTGAGCGGCTTTGCGTAGCGGCCATAGCGCAGACTTCCAAGTCTGCCGCAGCATCAAGCTTCCATGCCGGCCGGGTCCGGAGCGCCAACTTGCAGTTGGCTTAGCGCGTTCGATCTGGCTGGGCAGCGGAACTTGTGAGAGTTGGCCGTCTTCTGCCAGGACGGATCTAACTGACTCTGAATCTGGCCATTGTTTCTTCGATCATCGTAAGACTGCAAGTCGGCGCTCCGGCGTCACCCTAAAGCTGCGGCTTTCACTGCCGTTTGGAACGTGCGAAAACGGGATCGTTGTCGGGCAATAGGTTGTTCGCCAGGCAGTGAAACCATTCCCGAATGGAGGTAGCGCGGCAGTTGCCAGCGATCTCCTCACGGAACATCGCTTCCATGGCGCACTCACCCAGCGCGCGATACGCCTCGAACTGAGCCTCGTCGTAAATTTGATCGGCAGTACTCTGATGCGGGAAATCGGGGTTCAAGCGCCTGTAATCGGCAAGATGCGCGGGTTCCAATCCTGTAGTCGCCAGCTTCACGTACAACATCCATCCGAGTTCCTTGCCCGGCGCAGTTTCAGGCGCGTAATCAATCTTCACCAACACGGCGTGCGAACGGCTGAATCGTTTTGAATCGAGCCGCAGGTCTGAAATGTCGGGATACATTCGAATGCCCAGATCAATCTCGGCGTACCGCTGCAGGCGGGTGAGATCGGAACACTCCATTTCCGGTTCGCATCCGCCATCGACGCACACGATGAATTTGCATCGGCGGCGCAGCAGTTCATACGCAGCAAGATTCTCGATGTGCCCGCCATCCGACAGATTCACATACCTGCATTGCTCATGGATCAAACCGAACATTTCGCGGAACAAATACCACGGCCCGGCGCCCTCAAGCATTCGCCACAAAACTTTGCGTCCCGGGTTTCGAATCCAATAACCCAGGCGCACGTTGAACAAGGTCATGAGGAACCGGAAGTGCGGCAGCGACTTCCAACCCATGCTGGTCGAAGCCGCAGCACCCGAAACAGCAAGCGCGGTTCCCAGGTCGAAGTGCGGGTCGCCCTGTTCGAGGTTCTCGGTCGCCGCGTATCCTGTGAGCGGTGAACCGTAGAAGTGCCGGCTCACCATGAAGAAATCACCATCGCGGCCGCGGAGGTTCTTGTTCCGGCTGCTGGGGGCGTTCACGACCATGTTGACCAGATGATAGGGAGCCGCCGGGTCCGCGCCCAACTCCGACAGCTTCACCTGCTTCAAAACTTCAGTCCGTCCTTGCGCGCGTTCGCCCGACAACGCGCGGACCAGCGGGTGCTTGCCGCTTTCCTCCTCGGGGATGCGGCGGGCCAGGTAACACTCGCAAAGCCGATTCCGGTAATATCGGTGCGGAGCAAGCGTGTTGATGTTCACGCAGAACCAATTCCAGAGTGCGAGCCCCAGCGTCACCCAGAATACAACGTGGGGCATCCAGCTGACCCCATCGCGCGACAGGCCCATGCGATTACCGACGTACAAAAATGTGAAGATGAGGAAGAGCGGCCCTGTTAGAATGAACAGTCTGACGGCAAGAGTGCGGAGACGCGGCCAGCGTGGACTCAACCACGCGATCAGCGCGGCGAGCGCCGCTCCGGCCACGCCCGTGAGCGATGTCGGCAAAAGACCCGCGAGGCTTTCAAGACCCGAGCCGCTGTGGCTCCATTTGGCAAGCGATGTTCGCAACCATTCGTGTCCGTGAAACAGCGCGGGCATCAGGAAAACCGCCGCCGCTGTCACTGTTAAAATTCCCAGCGCCACGGTCCCGTTTTCCCAAAGCCTGTGAAACAAGGCGCGTTTGGATTTGGGCGCCTGGCCGTGCGCAAGGAGCTGCAATCCCGGCAGCGCCACCCACGCCAGCCCGAAGAGAATCGCGAGCCATTTCAGCGCCATCCCGGAAGGTGATTCGGGGAAAGCGGGTACGGCCGGCCCGTTGGGAAGCATCGCATCTTCCCAAAGCCACGGTCCTGCCACGAAGGCGAGGATTGCAGCGAACAAGGGAATCGGCAGCACAATCATCAGGTTCCACGCAAGGCCGCTGGCCAGGAGTCCGAGCATGCGGATCTTCCCAATGAGCCCTCCGTGCAGCAGGTATTTGCTGTGGTTGCGAAGATGCCTGACCAACCCCGATTCAATGCCTGCCGAGCGTTGGAAAACGTCGTTCACTTTTGCCTCCGCTGCAGCCCGCGTCCGCGGCGTTGTGTCGTCTGGCTGCCGCGTTCCCAACGCGCAGCTCAGGAAACTCCCGAGGTATCCGCCTCCAGAAACCGTCGACAAATAATCGAAGTGCAGCAAGAGCCCTCGCCGCGCGAGCACCTGCACGATGCCCAGGCAAAACGTTGCGGAGCGAATGCCGCCGCCAGAAAGCGCAAGTCCCGTTGCGTTCAGCAATGGGCCTTCAGCTTTGGCATCCGGGGAAAGAATGGCGCGTCGTTCGAGAATGGTTGCGTGCTCCTTCGCATTGATCTCCTGCGCTCGAGCAGCACCATCGAAGTCGGACTTGATATTGACCTGGTCTCGAATTCCCGCGCGCAGGTCCACGCCAAGGGTGGCTGTAAGGCCGGACGTTTCAGCGGCGACATTGTGGATTCCTGCCATGAGCGCGAGCTCGGCCTGAACCTTCAGCAGTTCCTCGCGCAATTGCAGCAACTCCTGACGAAATGCCCTGCGCACCTGCGGATCCCGAAAACGAATCGACGCCGTCTCGCTGGGATCTTTCCCGCTCGCATCTCCCGTCATCCAGCCGTGCCAGCGCGCAGCGTAGGGTCGGAGCAACTCGTTGAGCAATCTGATCCCGAGCTTTCGGAATTCTCCCGCCTCGGGGTGCGCTTCCATCAGTTCGCGCACCTTCGAGAACAGCGCGAACACACTCTTCGCAACGCTTTCGTCATCGCCCGACCTGAAATGCAGCTTCTGCGTCGTGATGCGGGTCGCGAACTGCACCCACAGCGCGTAGGCCGGGGCGGCATCCACCGAGGAAGGTAGCGGAGCGTTCAAGTTATCTGTTGATCCATTGATCAAAGGCATCAGCGCGAGGGTGCGCCGATAAATTTTCCCGGGAGTTCAACGCTCGCGCTGCGTTGAGAACTTCCCGCGCGCGGATCTGCCGGCGGATGTCGGCGCTGAAGGAGGCCGCAGCAGGCAAAGTTTCGGTCCCCGCCGCAAGCGCGGCGAAGTCGTCGACGCCAAAGGTTTCGCCATAAACATTCAATGCATCTTCCAACGCCCGGCGCGCCAGCTCCGGCGATGTGGCCTGCCGCGCGGTTGCCAGGCCAATCCAGGCGCGCATTTCTGCGAGGTAATCGCGAATCTCGGGACTCGATGCGAGCCGCTCTTGTTCAAGGCGGAGCGCGTCGAGAGCCTCGCGCGATGCCGCTTGATCCCGGACGCTCCATGTGTCGTTCGTGCTGTTCGCAAACCACCACAGGAGCGTCTGCTGGCATCGCTTCAACGCCTTGTCGCGATCGGTATGCAGGTCGGATTCTGCAACCTCATTGAAGGTTCCCTTTGCCAGGCTGAACTGGCCGTGGCTCAGGAAGAGCAGCGCCTGCCGCACTCGCAATGCTGCGGCGATCGCGGGTTGACCAGGATGCGCGGCAATAAAGTTGTCGATCCGCGCCGTCTCCGTTTGCCAGGTTGCGGGTGCGCCGGCTCGCGGATCAGGCAGCCCAACGTGTCCACCGAGCATCGCCGCGTTTGAGTGAGCAACGATGTCGGCGACTTGCTTGCGCGTCGCGCAACCGGACGTTGCGCTCAAGGCAGCGATCAGCGGCAGCATCAGAATCGTGCTGAACGAACAGAAGCCACGTGAGGTCCGAAACGGTATTTTCATGGATAATCCTTTAGGCCGACGCCGCGGTTTCCAGGAGACGCCCGAACAGCTTTTTGAACGCCGCTGATTCCGGATTGATCCTGGCAAATTCTCCACGTCCCCAGGCTGCGACCAGTCCGCCAACAAGCCATGGCACGCCGGACAAATCGAGGCGGGTTCCCAACTCGGCGCGCGCCTGCACGAGGCTGTCATCCACGACTTTGGTGAGCGCGTCCGTGAGCGATTCCGTCGTGCTGTTCTCGATCCTCGCCCGGCCCGAGCGCGCGGCCGCGCGCAGTACTTCGTGCACGGTCGCAACCAGCACTGCTCCCGAGAGAAGCGTTTTTTCATCGGAACCCGCTGCGCGAACCACGGCATTCAACACGGCTGTCGCAATATTGCTCCTGGCCCGATCGAACAACTCCGGGTTCTGCGCAACGGCCTCTGAAGCAGCGGTCATGAGGGCTGCTGCGTTGAGGCCCGTGAGCGTTTGTGCTTTGACGAGCTCCGCCAGGCTCGCGGAAAAGTCAGCGATCAATGTGGCGTAACGCGTCTTCACAAGGGAAGGATTCTGCGCAAATGCCTGCAGCATGCCGCTTGTCGCGGCAGCCGCCAGAGTGCGCGCATCAAGGCTGGATAGCGTGTGAACCGCATTCAACACGCCCCCGACGACCGTGCGGGCGAGTTCGGCGTTGTCGGATTCGATGATCAATTCCGGATGAGCGCCAAACACGCCGGCGACTTCAGTGA
Coding sequences:
- a CDS encoding DNA translocase FtsK, which produces MARKASADSDSPPRGFSDIVGFALLVTAVLLLFAQFSFDRGDIGFIRTPANRPLHNWIGTLGAYFAWSIFFLFGVVGYIVPLLLAMFGAAYLLGFLNYLCERIRWSLLWSAVLLIALTGLFYLAGEAGLLGDFQKRLGIHTVGGFLGSLTYGQTKNYDFGFALLGPIGATIVYAALGVVSVIFLTGFRLGEWLQSRMERTAPAVGEEAVLERKARDLQKQAKKLQEEVDRSKPGIGADLQPVPEPTVRDLSISPSKGAPRTKKSESPADSPIVQEGEVITAREIAAASTSDVLGKGAEAPSDKQTSSAKEGEKVEGKADPVVTIADSTAPAPAAVRPKLVPRKPKPITVASTPMIGNYQLPTMDFLQHPDPNLKPTESKEELMANARLMQQTLAQFDIEVALGDITKGPTITRYELHPAPGVKLEKIQGLNNNLAAALKAERINILAPVPGKSSVGIEVPNLVKTKVIMRDLLESDEWRNSKARIPLALGKDVYGHPIIADLAEMPHCLIAGSTGSGKSVCINSIIASLLYKFSPDQLRFVMIDPKVVELQQYNALPHLVVPVVTDPKKVILALRWVVNEMEKRYQIFAKVGVRNIASFNSRPKNKPLPQQEPELPLMAKKEKVEPGAEGFAVEVDEEIVVPREDDIVIPEKLSYIVVIIDELADLMLVAPADVEMAIARITQMARAAGIHCIVATQRPSVDVITGVIKANIPARIAFQVAAKVDSRTILDAMGADKLLGKGDMLYLPPGSARLIRAQGALITDGEIQSVVDFIAKQAKPSYEVEIHQQLSKPVSTFEGEGGIDEDESLIEQCIEVIRSEQKASVSLMQRRLRLGYTRAARIMDELENRGIVGPSKGAEPRDILIDLDGGGADGAGQ
- a CDS encoding patatin-like phospholipase family protein, translated to MNAPLPSSVDAAPAYALWVQFATRITTQKLHFRSGDDESVAKSVFALFSKVRELMEAHPEAGEFRKLGIRLLNELLRPYAARWHGWMTGDASGKDPSETASIRFRDPQVRRAFRQELLQLREELLKVQAELALMAGIHNVAAETSGLTATLGVDLRAGIRDQVNIKSDFDGAARAQEINAKEHATILERRAILSPDAKAEGPLLNATGLALSGGGIRSATFCLGIVQVLARRGLLLHFDYLSTVSGGGYLGSFLSCALGTRQPDDTTPRTRAAAEAKVNDVFQRSAGIESGLVRHLRNHSKYLLHGGLIGKIRMLGLLASGLAWNLMIVLPIPLFAAILAFVAGPWLWEDAMLPNGPAVPAFPESPSGMALKWLAILFGLAWVALPGLQLLAHGQAPKSKRALFHRLWENGTVALGILTVTAAAVFLMPALFHGHEWLRTSLAKWSHSGSGLESLAGLLPTSLTGVAGAALAALIAWLSPRWPRLRTLAVRLFILTGPLFLIFTFLYVGNRMGLSRDGVSWMPHVVFWVTLGLALWNWFCVNINTLAPHRYYRNRLCECYLARRIPEEESGKHPLVRALSGERAQGRTEVLKQVKLSELGADPAAPYHLVNMVVNAPSSRNKNLRGRDGDFFMVSRHFYGSPLTGYAATENLEQGDPHFDLGTALAVSGAAASTSMGWKSLPHFRFLMTLFNVRLGYWIRNPGRKVLWRMLEGAGPWYLFREMFGLIHEQCRYVNLSDGGHIENLAAYELLRRRCKFIVCVDGGCEPEMECSDLTRLQRYAEIDLGIRMYPDISDLRLDSKRFSRSHAVLVKIDYAPETAPGKELGWMLYVKLATTGLEPAHLADYRRLNPDFPHQSTADQIYDEAQFEAYRALGECAMEAMFREEIAGNCRATSIREWFHCLANNLLPDNDPVFARSKRQ